tctttagatttttaatgtaaaagctTGATCTGAAAAGCTCTGGAGTTAGAAAATATACTGGTCAAATAGGAGCAGCAGAAGAATGACTAAAACAGCATCTGAATGGCTGGGTAaagttgcatttaaaaaaaactaagacGGAAACACAGTAATAAGAAAAGTACATTTTATATGGTATAGTACTGCATACATGGGGATGTACAGGCTGTCCACAGACTGCGGTGTGCATCTCTGTTATGtgagctgcagcagctcttTGTCTATGAAAATGTGATTTCTTTAAGCACTTTTATGtttgaagcatctgtgtggagGTGTTTCATGCACTCagactgcagttacaaaacccACGAGACCCCCAGAAGGAGCGAAACCGAGAGATACCATCAGTGGAAAcattttttatgcttaaatCAAATGAGATGCAGTAACTGGAAATGCTCTAACCTCCTGCTGGAATTTCCtactttgctgtttttcttaatttttagaACAAAATTGCACAAATATAACATCCTACATATGTTATATTTGAGAAACAGCCAAGTGAACAGCCTTCAAGTTTCCTCTTTGCTGTCTGGGTTGCTGAACATATAATATCCTTTATATCACTTTTTTTGTTGAAgaggtttgtgtttgtttattcacAGGTGTGGGACTTTGAGGATAGAGTTCTTGTGGAGAGTTAGATGAAATTAATCATATTTCTCCATTAAATATGAAGCAGCTGATTAGCTTAGTTTGTCATAAAGAGTGGTAAACAACATGTCTGGCCCTTTCCCAAAGAATTCTTGGCCGGGAGCAGTGACTTTGACTCCAGGCCAAAATGTAGCCAATAAAACATAGCTAGACCCCAAATTCTTTTGCGCTTAAGTTTTTGTATAAACTAATCAAACAAGATGAACATTTACTGGGCACTTTATTAAGTACAAGGGTAAAAATCTAATGCAATCAAGTGCAACAGCTTTCCCCTCAAATAAAGATTCAATGTGTTCAGTATTTTGCTGACATTGTCAAAAAGGCAAtatgtctttttttatatattacttAGGTTATAGTCAGTGACGATTACATTTAAGTTTCTTTCATTTCCACCACCCATTGTGCTGGTTATAACGTTGTTTTATTGCGAGAGGATAGCTTCTTATCTGCATCCTGCCAAGAAAAAAGTAGGTGTGTTTTCAAAAAAGGCCAAACTATTCCTTTAATCTATGTTCAGATTTGCTAAAATCTGATCACCTGCCTAGACATCCTTCGTGCTGGTGTCTGATAGCTGCAGAGGTGTGAGATGTGTCAGCCTGAGAAATGGGTGCTATCTTCTGCAGTTTAGCCACATAAACCCCCCTGGGACAGACTTGACCTCAGCAGATAGATAAATGAGCTGACAGATTATTTTCCATTGTCTTGTTGCCGTGGTAACTTGCTGAGATTCACTGGAAAACGCACCCTCACCCAGCAAGTTTAACCTCTTTACGCTTAATCACTTCCCACGCctgctgctctgatatcgactGAGGAGAAACAGCACTGCTGCTTCTCACTCAGCTCCAAATGAAACATGCCATGTGAACAAGACCAGAAACTTGAACTGAAGAGTGTGACGGCAGATTCTTTACCGAGAGCTGCAAAATAAACAGTCATAgggacctgtttttttttttttccacacaaatGAAAGTTTCTTCCAAAATTGCACATTTCCAGATTTGCACAAAGGACATGTCTGAACATGCCCAGGAAATCAGTTAGTGTTGCTCTTGCTGTGAGTCCTGGAATTTGGAAATGTTGTTCAGACTAAGACTTTCCAAGTTCAACAGGGATCCGGTTTTTAGGGTGAAATGAAGGGAAAAAACCTTTTTGCCCTGCATATCAATAAATGCCCAGCATGCTTTAATTTGTGGAAGGGTTATTGCCATCTTGAATTTAACCCTTTACTTTTACTTCTTGCttgctattttcttttttagtatTATTACAAAAATTCTTGATTAGATTTAGGAAAAGATCACTGCTTCGATAACATTTGTCCTGCATGTAGAAAAGTGAAGCCCATCCAATATATGAGACTAAGGGATTCTTTACAAGCCCTCATATGTATGTCATGACTTGTTTCACGTCTATAAACCCAGAGCATCGTGCACACAAGCAAAAGAGCACCTTATGTTTGTCGGTTAGCAGCTTTGGTGCTATGGCCATTTTTGATGCTTTGAAAATGACagactttcctttcctttttcctttcattcagcttttatggGAACTGATCTGTTGCCAGAAGCTCATGAACTGTCCTGACTTCACGTGTTACACTTTTAGACACTTCCTGATAATTTTGGCCTtgagttttcagtttttccagacatgttttcagtctttatGTTAAGCTAAGTTGCTGGCTACAGCTTCATTATAATGTTGAATCTATTTTATAATTTAACCCTTTGCAAAAAAGGCAACAAAATAATGGATTTCAAACTCTTTCTTAGgcatttaattttacttttaactTGGAAAACAGCCCATTGAACAGTGTGAATTAAAGGGGAGATAGTTGCATTTAACAGTCCAAGTACATAATTTAGTTCCACATGCTTTTATTCTCTGCAAGTTTGCCATGGTAAGCATGTGAGCTCTGTGTTTCTCGGTTAGGCTTGGCTTGGCGTGGCTTGAAACCAGTTAGTGCTCCTCCATGTTATCTTTGCATAATAGTTACTCTGTTGAGGAATAGCTGTTTAAGttgaatgtaaatgtaaatgttgagCAGATACAATTTAGCTCCCAGCGGTTAACATACGAATAACATGCAGCAGTTCAGCCCATACCAGTCCTCCGTCATTACTGAACTCTCTTGGCATTGTTGAGTCATTGCTCATTGGGTGTGACCAGCAGCCAGCACTGAAGCTCACTTGgctgtttctctctttccttatCAGTGTTTGCTGCGTAGTAAGAAGCACAAGGCCTACAGTCCACAGTCCAACAACACTGGAACAGAGCTGTAAGTAGAGTTAGAAGACCAAAAACTGACCCCTCAAtctgtgttttactttgactGTTGTTAATATTACAAGAGGATCAGTTCTGACTGTTTctaagaatgtgaatgtttttctTCAGTCTGAGAGAGACGTCAGCAAAGATGGCAAATCCACTACAGAAGCTTGTGTCTGAGAAAAAGGACATGGTGGAGACAGTGATGGAAGTGTTTGAGCAAGGAGCTGAAGTGGTGGCCAGCATCGCCGGTGACCTCTTCCCCGTCTTCTCCATCGCAGCCCCGATTGTCAAGCTGGCTCTGGACAACGTGGAGAGCAAAGAGGCTGCATTCATGAAGGAGCAGTTTCAGAAGGTCAGAGATCGGCTGGATGTAGTGTCTGAGGAGCTTCAGCGGATCAACGAGGAGATCAAGAAGAGCGGAGTGGATTCTACGTACTTCCCCGTTGAGGAAAACATTACTAATCAGTTCAGGAAGTACATGGACATCCTCAACGCCAAACCGAAGTTCAGGGAAGTGAAGAAGAAGCTCTTCCTGGAGCATTTCGCCAAGACCGGAGGCGACAAAAATATTAACACCCTATACAACGTTGTGATGGGAGAAAGTTTCTCTGGGGAACCTTTGCTCGAGATCATCCTTAACTATGAGGAGAAAAATCGCCGGGTGATGGAAGACTTTTGCGCCCGTCTGAAGAAGCTCTTCTGCATTGCGCTCATTGCACTGCTGGGCCACGCTGCTCTGAAAGGATATGATGAGGAGGACGATCT
This sequence is a window from Oreochromis aureus strain Israel breed Guangdong linkage group 11, ZZ_aureus, whole genome shotgun sequence. Protein-coding genes within it:
- the LOC116315394 gene encoding protein rapunzel-like isoform X2 yields the protein MANPLQKLVSEKKDMVETVMEVFEQGAEVVASIAGDLFPVFSIAAPIVKLALDNVESKEAAFMKEQFQKVRDRLDVVSEELQRINEEIKKSGVDSTYFPVEENITNQFRKYMDILNAKPKFREVKKKLFLEHFAKTGGDKNINTLYNVVMGESFSGEPLLEIILNYEEKNRRVMEDFCARLKKLFCIALIALLGHAALKGYDEEDDLLKEWGEKMKAVQSKMNAVIEDCIVSFPKQAEEDSRRLVRDQQDLTNQQLADAMIEKLKKKYDWVGWSVRIFKSPSGLFVNKRDFQCATGKNRFQVPSSDEKLNVWVSYSSSPEPVDKSHIQQLIQSQKKLTVVGVAEFLFEKLPGDCVVHTIKSTKDLACSWSFEDELHYWEEHKNFYVCVHSA